One region of Kiloniellales bacterium genomic DNA includes:
- the fumC gene encoding class II fumarate hydratase codes for MNDQAETGAETRIESDSMGELAVPADRYWGAQTQRSLMNFKIGGERLPPALIRALGVEKLAAAETNISLGVLDQEKGEAITQAAREVADGKLDDHFPLVVWQTGSGTQSNMNANEVIAGRANEILTGKRGGKAPVHPNDHVNMGQSSNDTFPTAMHVAAVEQLATQTVPALRRLHDALRQKAESFNSIVKIGRTHLMDATPLTLGQEFSGYAHQVGLGIERIEATLPRLAQLAQGGTAVGTGLNAVEGFAEGVAERVSAITGLSFATAANKFEALAAHDAIVEASGALNVVACSLMKIANDVRLMGSGPRCGFGELILPANEPGSSIMPGKVNPTQSEALTMVCAQVMGNHVSVTVAGSNGHFELNVFKPVLIYNLLQSAKLIAEGSDSFRENCVAGIEANEGRIAELMHQSLMLVTALNPHIGYDNAAKVAKKAYTENSTLKEAAVALGLLTAEQFDQWVRPENMLGPRAAPPKK; via the coding sequence ATGAACGACCAGGCCGAAACCGGAGCCGAGACCCGGATCGAGAGCGATTCCATGGGCGAGCTCGCCGTTCCGGCGGACCGCTACTGGGGCGCGCAGACCCAGCGCTCGCTGATGAACTTCAAGATCGGCGGCGAACGCCTGCCCCCGGCGCTCATCCGGGCCCTGGGGGTCGAGAAGCTGGCCGCGGCCGAAACCAACATCTCGCTGGGCGTACTGGACCAGGAGAAGGGCGAGGCGATCACCCAGGCCGCGCGCGAGGTAGCCGACGGCAAGCTGGACGACCACTTCCCGCTCGTGGTCTGGCAGACCGGCTCCGGGACCCAGAGCAACATGAACGCCAACGAGGTGATCGCCGGCAGGGCCAACGAGATCCTGACCGGGAAGCGTGGCGGGAAAGCGCCGGTCCACCCCAACGACCACGTCAATATGGGCCAGTCGTCGAACGACACCTTTCCGACCGCCATGCACGTCGCGGCGGTCGAGCAGCTCGCGACCCAGACCGTGCCGGCGCTGCGGCGCCTGCACGACGCCCTGCGTCAGAAGGCCGAGAGCTTCAACTCGATCGTCAAGATCGGCCGCACGCACCTGATGGACGCCACGCCGCTCACGCTCGGGCAGGAGTTCTCCGGCTACGCGCACCAGGTCGGGCTCGGCATCGAGCGGATCGAGGCCACGCTGCCGCGCCTGGCCCAGCTCGCCCAGGGCGGCACCGCCGTGGGCACCGGACTGAACGCCGTCGAGGGCTTCGCCGAAGGCGTGGCCGAGCGCGTTTCCGCGATCACCGGGCTTTCCTTCGCGACCGCCGCCAACAAGTTCGAGGCCCTGGCCGCCCACGATGCCATCGTCGAGGCCTCGGGCGCGCTCAACGTGGTCGCCTGCTCGCTGATGAAGATCGCGAATGACGTACGCCTGATGGGCTCCGGCCCGCGCTGCGGCTTCGGCGAGCTGATCCTGCCGGCGAACGAGCCGGGCTCCTCGATCATGCCGGGCAAGGTCAATCCGACCCAGAGCGAGGCGCTCACCATGGTCTGCGCCCAGGTCATGGGCAATCACGTGTCCGTCACGGTTGCCGGCTCGAACGGCCACTTCGAGCTCAACGTCTTCAAGCCGGTGCTGATCTACAACTTGCTGCAGTCGGCCAAGCTGATCGCCGAGGGCAGCGATTCCTTCCGGGAGAACTGCGTCGCGGGGATCGAGGCGAACGAGGGCCGGATCGCCGAGCTGATGCACCAGTCGCTCATGCTGGTCACCGCGCTGAATCCCCACATCGGCTACGACAACGCGGCCAAGGTGGCCAAGAAGGCCTACACCGAGAACTCGACGCTGAAGGAGGCGGCCGTTGCGCTCGGCCTGCTGACAGCCGAGCAGTTCGATCAGTGGGTCCGCCCGGAGAACATGCTGGGACCGCGGGCCGCGCCGCCGAAGAAGTGA
- a CDS encoding ribbon-helix-helix domain-containing protein, which produces MTIAGHRTSLSLEQAFWDALQEQAAAEGLSLAALVAKIDRERSGNLSSAVRVYLLEMARSAVSSTDP; this is translated from the coding sequence ATAACGATTGCCGGGCACCGCACCAGCCTCAGCCTGGAGCAGGCGTTCTGGGACGCGCTTCAGGAGCAGGCGGCAGCCGAGGGCCTCTCCCTCGCCGCCCTCGTGGCCAAGATCGACCGGGAGCGGAGCGGTAATCTGTCGAGCGCGGTCAGGGTCTACCTCCTGGAAATGGCCCGAAGCGCGGTCAGTTCGACAGATCCTTGA